AAGGCGGTGGGGGAGCTTGGAAGAACTGAGGGTGTTGATCGAATCCTTCGAAGAGGGGGCATACATCGCCCTGTTTCTGTTGTCCGCTGTCCCGTGGGTGGAGGTCAGTGTCGTTCCCATCGGCATCCTGATGGGCTTGCATCCGATATCGGTGGCGATCCTCGGATTCCTGGGCAATTGGATCACCGTATTTCTCCTTATCCTGCTGTTTGACCGCTGGAATCAGTGGAGAAAGAGGAGGAAGCCGTCCCGAGCCGGTGCGTCGGAAGAAGCGCCGTCCAAGCGGAGACAGCGCGCCCGTCGCCTGTGGGAACGGTTTGGCCTTGTGGGGCTCGCCCTTCTGTCGCCGCTGGCGACCGGTACGCATCTCGCCGCGGCGGTGGCCATGGCCTTCCGGACGCCGAAGGGGAAGGTGACTCTCTGGATGACCGTAAGTATTTTCCTCTGGACGACCCTTCTCGCGGCCGGGTCCCATTACGGCTTTGAATGGGCGATCCCTCAAGGAACTTGAAAGGGAGAGTGATGGATATGTCCCAAGCGCTTTGGATTGCGCTGACGGAGCTGCGCCGGCGGTGGATCGGACTTGCGGGGGGGATCCTCTTCGCCCTCTTCCTGGGTTTGATGTTCGGAACCCTCCTCAACGGTTATATCAGGGATCCCGAGTCGGCCAACATGAACGATTTGATGGTGGATTATCTGTTGATCGCTGTCCTTCCCGTCATGGGGACCGCCTTTTCCCGAGAATATCTTTCCTGGTCCTCCCTCAAGGAAGATCCTTTTCTGAGGCGGCTGAGCTTTCTTCGCATGTGGCCCATTCCGCTGTCCGTCATCGTTTGGAGCCGGTTGATCTATTCCCTCATCAGTTATGTGGCGGGCACCCTTGCCTTGTTTGCGGCGATGACCGCTGTCGGTTGGAACGGTTACGTGTCCCAGTGGGGTCTTCCGCTCTACGGCTTTTTTCTCCTGTTCTGGTTCGGTTACGGTTTGACCCTGTGCGGTCTGTTCACTTGTCTGGAGTTCGGGATCCGATTCAAAACGTACACGGTGATTTCTTTCATTCTTGTCTTCACTCTGTTTGGGGGACTGATCACCTGGCATGACCTGGATTGGAATCAGGAGAGGGCCATCTTCGAGAGGGTTTTGCATCTGGTTCAAACCTATGAGGCATTGCCGGGATTGGTCGCCTGCCTGGCGGCGGTGGGCTTTGTGGGGCTGTGGAAGCACGTGATGACCCGGCGAATCACGCGCATCGATTTGCCCTAGAAAGGAGGGGAAGGGCCATTCGTCTTCCCATTCGGATCGCGGAAAACAGTCGGGAACCGATCTATCATCAGATCGAGCGGCAGATCATCGCCCTGATCGTCGGCGGACAACTGTCGGCGGGGACGCCGCTTCCCTCCATTCGGGCGTTGGCCAAAGAGCTGTCCTGCAGCGTGATCACCACCCGCAGGGCCTATCAAAACCTGGAACAGCAAGGCTATATCCGGACGATCCAGGGGAAGGGCACCTTTGTGGCGGAGGTGAAGGCGGAGAAAAAGGAACAGGTGGCCCATGAGACGCTGTATGAAGCTTTTCGCCGCGCCATCGGGATGAGCCTGGATTTGAAGCGGACTCCGCAGGAGACGAGAGAGATCTTTGAACGGGTGCTCAAGGAACTCACTGAGAAGAGAGGGATCCGTGATGAATGACGGAAAAGCGGCCGTGCGCATGGACGGATTGGTCAAGCACCGGGACGGGTTTCGGCTCGGCCCTATAAACCTGATGCTGGCTCAGGGAGCGGTTTACGCCCTGATCGGCGCCAACGGCTCCGGGAAAAGCACACTGCTTAGGATTTGCAGAAATTTGCTCAAGCCCGATTCGGGAACGCTCCGCATCCTGGGGCTTTCCTATGAAGCGCACGATCTGGAAATAGGTCGACAGATCGCCTACGTGCCGGAACCCCTGTCGGGGTGTGAAGACTTCACCCTCAAGGAGTTGCGTCATCTGATCCACCGCTGGTATCCCGGCTGGGATGATCGGATGTACGAATCGCTGATCCGATCCTTTCGCCTCCCCGTGGATAAGCCCGTCGCCAAGCTGTCCCAGGGGGCCCGCAAAAAGGCGGCCCTGACCCTGGCCCTGAGCAGTCAGGCCCGTCTGCTCCTTCTGGATGAGCCCGCCAACGGATTGGATTTCAACAGCAAGCGGGTATACCGGGAGACCCTCGCCTCCTATATGGAACAGGCGAACCGGACGGTCCTGCTGGCGACCAATGTGGTGGAGGACATTCACCGATTGGCCGATTACGTTCTCGTCTTGAAAAACGGGAGAATCCAGGGGCCCTTTGAAAAGGACGAACTGCAAACCTCCTGGCGCCAGATCTGGATCCGAAGTGCGGGAGCCGTCTCCTGGGATGAAATCGGCGGCGTTTTTGACGTAAAGGAAGGCATGATGATCCACGTCGTTTCGATGGATGCCCGGAGAACCCTGGCGGATCTGGAACGGGCGGGTTGTGAAGTGATCGATGAACAGCCCCTTCCGCTGGAAGAGCTGTTGGACTATTTGACCAAGGAAGGATGAAGGCGGGCGGTTGGCGGTTCGGATCGTCCCCGGGAAACATGCCGGCGACGGCGGATGCAACGGACGCGAGCAGCCGGTGTTCCTTCGGGGGAATGCGGCGGGCGGAGGTTTCAGGCCGCGGGCCGTCGTCATGTGGCAGCTGCGAGCACGACGGCGGCCATTTCCAGCTGGTCGGGGATTTCCGCCTGCAATCAGCATGGCATTGGCCGCGGCATCGCCGCCCGTCGGAAATCCGCCCAGGGCGCGACCAGGGAGGAGATCCGAAGGCCTCAGGCGGCGTCAAAGCACCTGGGACATGCCGGTCGCGCCCATGGAAGGGGATCTGCTTCTTCCAGATGGAATGAAGGGCCGCTGCTTCCCTTTGGGGTCTTGAACGGGACGGCCGTGTGCAGGAGGGGAAGAAAAAGAATACACTGGCGGCAAGGCATGGAACGGGGCGTTCGATGACGGAATGTAAGTTCAAAGGGTCCCGAACCGGCGGGATCATCGCGAGAGGAGAAGCCGCCGGCAAAAACGCCTACTGGCTTTCACGGTTCCCTGTCCGGAAAGTTGGAGCGGAAGCCTTCGCCTTTCCGGAGAGGGCGGTGTCGGGGAAGGGGCGGATGAACGCCGGCTCCACGCCGATGGCGATGGATGGAGGCGAAGACGCCGGAGAGTCCGCCCGCGAAGGCGCTGAACAGGTCACTCCCGCCGGGTTGAAGCCGATCATGTCCG
The sequence above is drawn from the Planifilum fulgidum genome and encodes:
- a CDS encoding small multi-drug export protein, whose amino-acid sequence is MEELRVLIESFEEGAYIALFLLSAVPWVEVSVVPIGILMGLHPISVAILGFLGNWITVFLLILLFDRWNQWRKRRKPSRAGASEEAPSKRRQRARRLWERFGLVGLALLSPLATGTHLAAAVAMAFRTPKGKVTLWMTVSIFLWTTLLAAGSHYGFEWAIPQGT
- a CDS encoding GntR family transcriptional regulator, whose protein sequence is MRLPIRIAENSREPIYHQIERQIIALIVGGQLSAGTPLPSIRALAKELSCSVITTRRAYQNLEQQGYIRTIQGKGTFVAEVKAEKKEQVAHETLYEAFRRAIGMSLDLKRTPQETREIFERVLKELTEKRGIRDE
- a CDS encoding ATP-binding cassette domain-containing protein, with protein sequence MNDGKAAVRMDGLVKHRDGFRLGPINLMLAQGAVYALIGANGSGKSTLLRICRNLLKPDSGTLRILGLSYEAHDLEIGRQIAYVPEPLSGCEDFTLKELRHLIHRWYPGWDDRMYESLIRSFRLPVDKPVAKLSQGARKKAALTLALSSQARLLLLDEPANGLDFNSKRVYRETLASYMEQANRTVLLATNVVEDIHRLADYVLVLKNGRIQGPFEKDELQTSWRQIWIRSAGAVSWDEIGGVFDVKEGMMIHVVSMDARRTLADLERAGCEVIDEQPLPLEELLDYLTKEG